The following are from one region of the Paenibacillus sabinae T27 genome:
- a CDS encoding peptide ABC transporter substrate-binding protein: MKKSKSLLLLFALVLVIGTVLAGCGGGNNATTNTGNTAGNTPAATDGSASGEKLAADQTLKINLMSEPPTFDPALANDSQANTVLKTMYEGLTRMNDETGQAEPGIAATWDLSADGLVYTFHLRDAKWSNGDAVVAGDFVRAWKRVLDPAAAEPAPYSYQLYYLKNAQEYNEKKVTDFNQVGVKAVDDKTLEVTLKAPTPYFLGLLSFYTYYPVHKSVEGNAKWAASKDTMIVDGPFTLTEWTTGQSIQVSKNENYWDKDSIKLSKIDFSLVNSSATELSAYESGQLDYSGLPTGEIPTEQLPIVQQKYPDEFQRKGIASVYYYEFNVTEKPFDNVKIRKALAMTIDRQTLIDKVTLGGQLPAFGFVPPGIAGANGEYRTAIKDSYFTEDDAQAKTLLEEGLKEEGLTKLPTFTLSYNTSEGHKKIALAIADMWKKALGVDVKLENQEWAVFIENRQHQNFQVARAGWTADYNDPMTFLDMWVTKGGNNDTGYANPAYDKLIADVKATDDAAVRQEKFAAAEKMIIQDDMILIPLYYYSNNSLTKPYLKGVTLDFSGGIDLTRAYLLEH, from the coding sequence ATGAAGAAGAGTAAAAGTCTTTTGCTTCTGTTCGCACTCGTTTTAGTCATCGGAACCGTGCTTGCAGGATGCGGCGGTGGCAATAATGCTACCACGAACACTGGAAACACAGCAGGCAACACGCCAGCCGCTACTGATGGAAGCGCATCGGGAGAGAAGCTTGCTGCTGATCAAACGCTTAAAATCAATTTGATGTCCGAGCCTCCGACATTCGATCCGGCTCTTGCCAACGACAGCCAAGCCAACACGGTACTGAAGACCATGTACGAAGGCTTGACCCGCATGAACGATGAAACCGGACAAGCCGAGCCGGGCATCGCTGCGACATGGGATCTTTCCGCTGACGGATTAGTATATACGTTCCACCTGCGCGACGCCAAGTGGAGCAATGGAGACGCTGTTGTAGCCGGCGATTTCGTTCGCGCCTGGAAACGAGTCCTTGATCCTGCTGCTGCAGAACCGGCACCTTATTCTTACCAATTGTACTATCTGAAGAACGCACAAGAATACAATGAAAAGAAAGTTACCGACTTCAACCAAGTAGGGGTTAAAGCGGTTGACGACAAAACGCTCGAAGTGACGCTGAAAGCGCCAACTCCTTACTTCCTGGGCCTGCTGTCCTTCTATACTTACTACCCGGTTCACAAATCGGTTGAAGGCAACGCAAAATGGGCAGCAAGCAAAGACACTATGATTGTAGACGGTCCTTTCACTCTGACAGAGTGGACGACCGGACAATCGATTCAAGTATCCAAGAATGAAAACTACTGGGATAAAGATTCCATTAAATTGAGCAAAATCGACTTCTCGCTCGTGAACAGCAGCGCTACCGAACTTTCCGCCTACGAGAGCGGCCAATTGGACTATTCAGGTCTCCCTACCGGCGAAATTCCGACGGAGCAGCTCCCGATCGTACAGCAAAAGTACCCGGATGAGTTCCAAAGAAAAGGCATTGCAAGTGTATACTACTATGAGTTCAACGTAACCGAGAAGCCTTTTGATAACGTCAAGATCCGTAAGGCTCTTGCGATGACAATCGACCGTCAAACACTGATCGATAAGGTAACATTGGGTGGACAACTTCCGGCATTTGGCTTTGTTCCTCCAGGTATTGCCGGCGCTAACGGCGAATACCGTACGGCTATCAAAGACAGCTACTTCACTGAAGATGACGCACAAGCCAAGACCTTGCTTGAAGAAGGTCTGAAAGAAGAAGGTCTGACCAAACTGCCGACTTTCACTTTGTCTTACAACACGAGTGAAGGCCATAAGAAGATTGCTCTGGCAATCGCTGACATGTGGAAGAAAGCTCTGGGCGTTGACGTGAAGTTGGAAAACCAGGAATGGGCAGTATTTATTGAAAACCGTCAACATCAGAACTTCCAAGTTGCCCGTGCAGGCTGGACAGCGGACTACAACGATCCGATGACCTTCCTCGATATGTGGGTAACAAAAGGCGGCAACAACGATACCGGCTATGCGAACCCTGCATACGACAAGCTGATTGCCGATGTAAAAGCAACGGATGATGCTGCGGTTCGTCAAGAGAAATTTGCCGCAGCTGAGAAAATGATCATTCAAGACGACATGATCCTGATTCCGCTTTACTACTATAGCAACAACTCGCTGACCAAGCCTTACCTGAAAGGTGTAACGCTTGATTTCAGCGGCGGAATCGACCTGACTCGCGCTTACCTTCTTGAGCACTAA
- a CDS encoding DUF3397 domain-containing protein — translation MEWLRSSLIVLSILPVLPFLLVYFISIRLGRGRKPSLQLAMDVTTAFLLFSVSALFNNLFQSGFGFYLILLLVLIAAGLIGGAQNRLKGRVDGKRLLRAVWRLGFLVMGTGYVLFMVFGMIKYILRAM, via the coding sequence TTGGAATGGCTCCGCAGTTCGCTGATTGTATTAAGCATTTTGCCTGTGCTGCCTTTTTTGCTTGTCTATTTTATCTCCATTCGCCTGGGAAGGGGCAGGAAGCCGTCTCTTCAGCTGGCGATGGACGTGACGACCGCCTTTCTTCTTTTTTCCGTTTCGGCGCTGTTTAACAACCTGTTTCAATCGGGCTTCGGGTTCTATCTGATTCTTCTGCTGGTGCTGATTGCGGCCGGACTGATTGGAGGCGCACAGAACCGCCTGAAGGGAAGAGTGGATGGCAAAAGACTGCTGCGCGCCGTCTGGAGACTTGGCTTTTTGGTTATGGGGACAGGCTATGTGCTCTTCATGGTTTTTGGAATGATCAAGTATATACTACGAGCGATGTGA
- a CDS encoding ketopantoate reductase family protein yields the protein MKIEIIGAGSLGLLLAGKLIRSGTGVRLWCRSGEQCAALAAAGLTISHIDGREPVFIPGSEIEAVPISEFPRLYPESPGDWLVLTVKQGVLHGTLPELLGPLRESEVNVLCLQNGWGHMELLQKLLPAATLYTAVTTEGARRESPVRVVHAGAGQTSIGIWGGGETVRNQAAIRMADTLRSAGFSVLLSNEVKAMIFRKLAINAVINPLTAIWRIPNGELLSTELRVRMMKELYEETAAVYEACGIAYEDSLWNDILEVCRATSGNHSSMLADVLSSRETEIRWINGSLVALADQAGVDVTAHQWVIRMVEGMFVKER from the coding sequence TTGAAAATCGAGATCATCGGAGCGGGCTCGCTAGGGCTTTTGCTGGCAGGAAAGCTGATCCGTTCCGGAACAGGCGTCCGGCTGTGGTGCAGAAGCGGGGAACAGTGCGCGGCGCTGGCGGCAGCTGGCTTGACGATAAGCCATATTGACGGAAGGGAGCCGGTCTTCATTCCGGGAAGCGAGATCGAAGCGGTCCCTATAAGCGAATTTCCGCGTCTTTATCCGGAATCGCCCGGAGACTGGCTGGTGCTCACCGTGAAACAGGGAGTGCTGCACGGCACGCTGCCGGAGCTTCTTGGACCTCTTCGGGAGAGTGAGGTCAATGTCCTGTGCCTGCAGAACGGCTGGGGGCATATGGAGCTGCTGCAGAAGCTGCTGCCGGCAGCCACTTTGTATACGGCCGTCACGACGGAAGGGGCTAGACGGGAGTCTCCGGTGCGGGTCGTTCATGCCGGGGCCGGGCAGACGTCCATCGGAATATGGGGCGGAGGTGAGACCGTCCGGAATCAAGCGGCTATCCGTATGGCGGATACGCTTCGTTCAGCAGGATTTTCCGTTCTACTGTCGAATGAAGTGAAAGCCATGATTTTCCGGAAGCTTGCAATCAATGCGGTCATCAATCCCCTGACCGCGATTTGGCGCATCCCGAACGGCGAACTGCTAAGTACGGAGCTGCGCGTGCGAATGATGAAAGAGCTGTACGAAGAAACGGCCGCCGTCTACGAGGCCTGCGGAATAGCCTATGAAGACAGCCTGTGGAACGACATCCTGGAGGTCTGCCGGGCGACGTCGGGCAATCATTCGTCCATGCTGGCGGACGTGCTGTCTTCAAGAGAGACGGAAATCCGCTGGATTAACGGCAGTTTGGTGGCGCTGGCAGATCAGGCAGGCGTCGATGTCACCGCGCACCAATGGGTCATCCGGATGGTTGAGGGCATGTTTGTAAAGGAGAGGTGA
- a CDS encoding RsfA family transcriptional regulator, translating into MTAIRQDAWSEEDDLILAEVTLRHIREGSTQLAAFEEVGEKIGRTSAACGFRWNSCVRKSYEEAIAIAKGQRQKRSYLKKQNSSRGAQVAGFIMSDGEDDYGTEDTPNSLSIDAVIRFLRQWKGTYQEAGRQLKMLERDLRDKEEELAELRAENERLSKEVNTAQSDYRVVNDDYKALIQIMDRARRLAFLSEEEEEIKNRFKMDANGNLERIE; encoded by the coding sequence ATGACAGCCATTAGACAAGACGCCTGGAGCGAGGAAGACGATCTCATTTTGGCGGAGGTCACCCTTCGTCATATCCGGGAAGGGAGCACGCAATTGGCCGCTTTTGAGGAAGTGGGCGAGAAAATCGGCAGGACATCGGCAGCCTGCGGATTTCGCTGGAACAGCTGTGTGCGCAAAAGCTACGAGGAAGCGATTGCCATTGCGAAAGGACAGCGTCAGAAAAGGAGCTATCTGAAAAAACAAAACTCGTCCAGAGGCGCCCAGGTTGCCGGTTTCATCATGAGTGACGGCGAGGACGACTACGGAACGGAAGATACCCCGAATTCCCTGTCCATCGACGCTGTTATAAGGTTCTTGAGACAGTGGAAGGGGACTTATCAGGAAGCCGGCCGTCAGCTGAAAATGCTGGAGCGTGACCTTCGCGACAAGGAAGAGGAACTGGCGGAGCTGAGAGCGGAAAATGAGAGATTGTCCAAAGAAGTGAATACGGCCCAAAGCGATTACCGTGTAGTCAACGACGACTACAAGGCGCTGATCCAGATCATGGACCGTGCCCGCAGGCTGGCCTTTTTAAGCGAGGAAGAAGAGGAGATCAAGAACCGGTTCAAGATGGATGCCAACGGCAATCTGGAACGGATCGAATGA
- a CDS encoding DUF2626 domain-containing protein gives MARMFRVLGFFTLVIGLMAFAGKMVEMALLFFLQTAFFVILGYMKFTERTYILLFWGYMIVTFTGFSYWTVFRMGLPL, from the coding sequence GTGGCTCGGATGTTTCGGGTTCTGGGATTCTTTACGCTGGTAATCGGCCTGATGGCATTTGCGGGGAAAATGGTCGAGATGGCGCTGCTGTTCTTTTTACAGACCGCATTTTTCGTAATCCTGGGCTATATGAAATTCACCGAAAGAACCTATATCCTTCTGTTTTGGGGGTATATGATTGTCACTTTTACCGGCTTCAGCTATTGGACAGTCTTCCGGATGGGCCTCCCCTTGTAA
- a CDS encoding extracellular solute-binding protein, which translates to MLRRKNYWLLFAILLLSLTSLSPSMDLSGLDGPPPLNGYQMQAQDTAFRQKGEPAHLRISVSLSDDELGELQKISDQYTRLSGVTTQLKNLGEAAGEAALMKELTIGDSPDIVMTDIHQIGELARQGYLLPADVYESSPGGTPLASLLPLLQWNGYVWGVPLDIDPYVFVFSQERLKELEAEGLPSSLDEWNRLLEQTRQKSGKYVLAMEAGSAYGLSAFMESVGSGLFPVSRKALDWVVQNHGSIYLTDGGEGDLWNWLREGKVAAAVVRLSEWKKNEGAALTAELPRTDDQTGERLLYSRGFALSAQSRSPEAAAGWLSYVTSEKAQRDWLENTGRLPGVAEPYRSGLTGGVLPFDAGGLVMDGGGLGGTAKAGWSEITSAAGLLLAGKVNAEGYVAEILSSSGAVG; encoded by the coding sequence ATGCTGAGACGTAAAAATTATTGGCTGCTGTTTGCTATTTTGCTGCTGTCGCTGACGAGCTTATCTCCAAGCATGGATCTGAGCGGACTGGACGGACCGCCTCCCCTGAACGGATATCAGATGCAGGCCCAAGACACAGCTTTCCGGCAAAAAGGCGAGCCTGCCCATCTGCGAATATCGGTGTCGCTCAGCGATGATGAACTTGGCGAGCTGCAAAAAATTAGCGATCAATACACACGGCTTAGCGGTGTAACCACCCAGCTGAAGAATCTCGGCGAGGCGGCCGGTGAGGCCGCATTGATGAAGGAGCTGACGATCGGGGACAGCCCCGACATCGTTATGACGGACATCCATCAGATCGGGGAGTTGGCCCGTCAGGGGTATTTGCTTCCCGCGGACGTTTATGAAAGCTCGCCCGGGGGGACGCCGCTGGCTTCCCTGCTTCCGCTTCTACAGTGGAACGGATACGTCTGGGGCGTGCCGCTCGATATCGATCCATATGTCTTCGTATTTTCGCAAGAGCGGCTGAAGGAGCTGGAAGCAGAAGGGCTTCCAAGTTCGCTGGACGAATGGAACCGGCTGCTGGAGCAGACCCGCCAAAAGTCCGGCAAGTATGTGCTTGCCATGGAGGCGGGGAGCGCCTACGGCTTGTCCGCTTTTATGGAAAGCGTCGGAAGCGGGCTGTTTCCGGTGAGCCGAAAGGCGCTGGATTGGGTCGTGCAGAACCACGGTTCCATCTATCTGACGGATGGCGGGGAAGGAGATCTCTGGAACTGGCTTCGGGAGGGAAAAGTCGCAGCAGCCGTTGTTCGGCTGTCCGAGTGGAAGAAGAACGAAGGCGCAGCCCTTACGGCGGAACTGCCACGAACGGATGATCAAACGGGTGAGCGGCTGCTGTACAGCCGCGGCTTCGCGCTCTCCGCGCAGTCCCGAAGTCCGGAGGCGGCCGCCGGCTGGCTGTCCTATGTAACCTCGGAGAAGGCGCAGCGGGATTGGCTGGAGAATACCGGACGGCTGCCGGGGGTGGCGGAGCCGTACCGCTCGGGGCTGACCGGCGGCGTTCTTCCGTTTGACGCCGGCGGTCTGGTGATGGACGGGGGCGGCCTGGGCGGGACGGCGAAGGCCGGTTGGAGCGAAATTACTTCGGCGGCAGGCTTGCTGCTGGCCGGCAAGGTGAACGCCGAGGGCTACGTCGCAGAGATCCTGTCATCCTCCGGGGCGGTAGGATGA
- a CDS encoding PhoH family protein: MKKIFVLDTNVLLHDPNSIFSFKENEVIIPAVVLEEIDNKKRNADEIGRNARTVSRLLDGLRERGHLHSGVELEHGGKLKVELNHRSFIKVQEMFGEVSTDNRILAVALNYLQEENEKADPRPVVLVSKDVLVRIKADVLGITPEDYLSDRTGDLDELYAGYQTLPVHPALIDEYYSNRSLSVKQLQLSYPLYPHEFVILKDEIGSGKSALLKANGDASRLEPLYLGNDPVWGISARNAQQRMALELLLNEDIPLVTITGKAGTGKTLLALAAGLFKVEDEHKYKKLLIARPVVPMGKDIGYLPGEKDEKLRPWMQPIYDNLEFLFDTKKAGDIDKILMGLGSIQVEALTYIRGRSIPGQFIIIDEAQNLSRHEVKTIVSRAGEGSKVILMGDPEQIDHPYLDAASNGLSYIVEKFKQQGISGHITLEKGERSRLAQLAADLL; the protein is encoded by the coding sequence ATGAAAAAGATCTTTGTACTGGATACCAATGTACTGCTTCACGACCCCAATTCGATTTTTTCGTTTAAGGAGAATGAAGTGATCATTCCCGCCGTGGTACTGGAAGAAATCGATAACAAGAAGCGGAATGCCGACGAAATCGGACGCAATGCCCGGACGGTGTCCCGCCTGCTTGACGGACTTCGCGAGCGGGGGCATCTGCACAGCGGCGTGGAGCTTGAGCATGGGGGCAAATTGAAGGTCGAACTGAATCACCGCAGCTTTATTAAGGTGCAGGAAATGTTCGGCGAGGTATCCACTGACAATCGGATTTTGGCTGTGGCGCTAAATTATTTGCAAGAAGAGAATGAAAAGGCCGATCCCCGGCCTGTCGTACTCGTAAGCAAGGATGTTCTGGTCCGCATCAAAGCTGATGTGCTTGGGATTACACCGGAGGACTATTTGTCCGACCGAACAGGCGATTTGGATGAACTGTATGCCGGTTACCAGACGCTGCCCGTCCACCCGGCGCTGATTGACGAATATTACAGTAACCGCAGCCTTTCGGTGAAGCAGCTGCAGCTGTCCTATCCGCTGTATCCACACGAATTCGTCATTCTGAAGGATGAGATTGGAAGCGGCAAATCCGCACTGCTTAAGGCGAATGGCGACGCGAGCCGCTTGGAGCCGCTGTATCTCGGGAACGATCCCGTATGGGGGATCAGCGCCCGCAATGCACAGCAGCGGATGGCTCTGGAGCTGCTCCTTAACGAAGACATTCCGCTCGTCACCATCACCGGCAAGGCAGGCACAGGCAAGACGCTCCTTGCGCTGGCCGCCGGACTGTTCAAGGTGGAGGATGAGCATAAATACAAGAAGCTGCTGATTGCCCGGCCCGTCGTTCCGATGGGCAAGGACATCGGCTACCTGCCCGGAGAAAAAGACGAGAAGCTCCGGCCGTGGATGCAGCCGATCTACGATAATCTGGAATTTCTGTTTGACACGAAGAAAGCCGGCGACATCGACAAAATATTGATGGGGCTCGGAAGCATTCAGGTCGAAGCGCTGACCTATATCCGCGGCCGTTCCATCCCGGGTCAGTTCATCATCATTGATGAAGCGCAGAACCTCTCGCGCCACGAAGTGAAGACGATCGTCTCCAGAGCGGGAGAGGGAAGCAAGGTCATCCTGATGGGGGACCCCGAGCAGATCGACCATCCTTATCTCGATGCCGCCAGCAACGGACTAAGCTACATCGTGGAAAAGTTCAAGCAGCAAGGTATCAGCGGCCACATCACGCTGGAAAAAGGCGAACGTTCCCGTCTGGCGCAATTGGCTGCGGATTTACTGTAA
- a CDS encoding YhcN/YlaJ family sporulation lipoprotein — MRKSMCLLLVLTLLLTSCGMVKKQSSPSPQDKHSAMNGVNNRERGVRPLAGDGTAADGTAVVTLSDAELKDHLERLAERVPGVKGAHCVVMGRTAVVGIDVDGSLSRSRVGTVKYSVAEALRKDPAGVNTLVTADADVSARLAELSRHFRQGRPVSGFAAEMADIIGRIIPQLPEDTTPRGQH; from the coding sequence ATGAGAAAATCAATGTGTCTGTTGCTGGTCCTTACGCTGCTGCTGACAAGCTGCGGTATGGTCAAAAAACAGTCATCACCCTCTCCTCAGGATAAACATTCGGCAATGAATGGCGTAAATAACAGGGAACGCGGGGTAAGGCCGCTGGCTGGCGATGGTACGGCAGCGGACGGAACAGCCGTTGTCACGCTAAGCGATGCCGAGCTGAAAGATCATCTGGAACGGCTGGCCGAAAGAGTTCCCGGCGTAAAAGGAGCGCACTGCGTCGTAATGGGCAGAACCGCCGTTGTCGGCATCGACGTGGACGGATCGCTCAGCCGCTCCAGAGTGGGTACGGTCAAATACTCGGTGGCCGAGGCTTTGCGCAAGGACCCTGCCGGCGTTAATACGCTCGTAACCGCGGACGCCGACGTGTCGGCCCGTCTCGCCGAGCTTAGCCGCCACTTCCGCCAGGGCCGCCCGGTCTCCGGGTTCGCCGCCGAAATGGCCGACATTATCGGGCGGATTATTCCTCAGCTGCCTGAAGACACGACGCCACGAGGCCAGCATTAA
- a CDS encoding pyridoxamine 5'-phosphate oxidase family protein, which translates to MSESVAQLTDSLLKMLQNETFVLLNTVDAESGGPTSTAISWVYAVNASTLRLAIDHRSRLVRNMKENPLVTLTVFGEGTVHAINGRAVVKIDPLPEVPFEMCCFDVQISAVRNALFYGAQLESAPRYGKTYDQRAAEKLDGQVFAAMQKA; encoded by the coding sequence ATGTCCGAATCCGTTGCCCAGCTTACCGATTCTTTGCTGAAGATGCTGCAAAACGAAACATTCGTACTGCTTAATACTGTCGACGCGGAAAGCGGCGGCCCGACCTCCACGGCTATTTCGTGGGTGTACGCGGTGAATGCCTCCACGCTCCGGCTCGCCATCGACCACCGTTCCCGGCTGGTCAGAAACATGAAAGAGAATCCCCTGGTCACGCTGACCGTCTTCGGGGAAGGTACGGTTCATGCCATTAACGGCCGTGCCGTGGTCAAGATCGATCCGCTTCCCGAGGTTCCGTTCGAGATGTGCTGCTTTGATGTGCAGATCTCTGCGGTGCGGAATGCGCTCTTTTATGGCGCTCAGCTGGAATCAGCTCCAAGATATGGCAAGACCTACGATCAGCGTGCGGCGGAGAAGCTTGATGGACAAGTGTTTGCCGCAATGCAAAAAGCCTAG
- a CDS encoding LCP family protein: protein MSTKNGSLPPRSRGQRGGSGRPGGPAPKNPVRKKKKPGFMSRLGRMMLTLVLISALVVIGYFLYLYYKLDSGVLDTGVNQPVAAGNSAKVKPLTMLLLGTDYRPEHKSYLTDVIMVVTLNPQTKSATIVSLPRDTYMELEGYKRTKINEYYTRFKGKEDTSGISAEDEMKTMMGKYLDVKIDYVTILNFQAFRKAVDELGGVKVNISEDMCYTDSVDGTDINLKQGPAKLDGDNALDYVRYRKSNCDPKTKPSDDFDRNRRQSEVLHSLMDQMQSLGGVVKIGGVLDAINDNMQTDLEKDQIKNMIAAYWQMSKNNVEFRPVTGTWRSPYVYINEEELDAAKRSLKDRLSGAAPAASAAP, encoded by the coding sequence ATGAGTACAAAAAACGGAAGCTTGCCTCCAAGGTCCAGAGGACAGAGAGGCGGAAGCGGAAGGCCCGGCGGACCGGCTCCGAAGAATCCGGTTCGTAAGAAGAAGAAACCCGGCTTCATGTCCCGGCTGGGAAGAATGATGTTAACCCTGGTACTGATCTCGGCGCTTGTCGTGATCGGATATTTCCTGTATTTATACTACAAGCTGGATAGCGGAGTGCTGGATACAGGAGTCAACCAGCCGGTGGCGGCCGGGAATTCGGCCAAGGTGAAGCCGCTGACGATGCTGCTGCTAGGAACGGATTACCGGCCGGAGCACAAATCGTATCTGACGGATGTCATTATGGTGGTCACGCTTAATCCGCAGACGAAGTCAGCAACAATTGTGTCACTTCCCCGCGATACGTATATGGAGCTGGAAGGCTACAAGAGAACGAAGATCAACGAATACTATACGAGGTTCAAGGGCAAGGAAGATACGTCGGGCATCTCAGCCGAGGATGAAATGAAGACCATGATGGGCAAGTATCTGGACGTAAAAATCGACTATGTGACAATCCTTAATTTCCAGGCCTTCCGCAAGGCGGTCGACGAACTTGGCGGCGTGAAGGTAAATATCAGCGAGGATATGTGTTACACGGACAGCGTGGACGGCACCGACATCAATCTGAAGCAGGGTCCCGCCAAGCTGGACGGCGACAACGCGCTTGACTATGTCCGTTACCGCAAATCCAACTGCGATCCGAAGACGAAACCTTCCGATGATTTCGACCGTAACCGCCGGCAAAGCGAAGTGCTGCATTCCCTCATGGATCAGATGCAGTCGCTGGGCGGAGTCGTCAAAATCGGCGGCGTGCTGGATGCGATCAACGACAATATGCAGACCGATCTTGAGAAGGACCAGATCAAGAATATGATCGCGGCGTATTGGCAAATGTCCAAAAATAATGTCGAGTTCAGGCCGGTAACCGGCACCTGGCGCAGCCCTTATGTATATATTAACGAAGAAGAGCTTGACGCCGCGAAGCGAAGTCTGAAAGACCGGCTGTCCGGAGCCGCTCCGGCGGCCTCCGCAGCCCCTTAG
- a CDS encoding YlaH-like family protein has translation MQIWFAEHPFIAFVVIFILLGFVYNRVFRVNQKLSLAKEILLYVMMAFGSGILLIFQHDKLPIIQCLLVAVGLMLLVRVRHFAEARQKRKAAADTAKRRY, from the coding sequence ATGCAAATCTGGTTTGCGGAGCACCCCTTTATTGCCTTTGTCGTTATCTTTATTTTGCTTGGCTTTGTGTATAACCGGGTATTTCGGGTCAATCAGAAGCTGTCTCTTGCGAAGGAAATTTTGCTTTATGTGATGATGGCTTTCGGCTCGGGGATATTGCTCATTTTTCAGCATGACAAGCTGCCGATTATTCAGTGCCTGCTCGTCGCAGTTGGCCTGATGCTGCTCGTTCGTGTACGCCACTTCGCCGAGGCAAGGCAGAAGCGAAAAGCCGCGGCTGACACCGCCAAACGGCGGTATTAG